The Saccharothrix variisporea genome has a segment encoding these proteins:
- a CDS encoding alpha/beta hydrolase, with translation MHRVLVLALSAAFLVALPAHAASTTADDGARIVDQTWLDDRTTDITIDSPAIGTHVKARILVPRGWSSTAARSWPVVYLLQGVGDDYTSWSRETDVEQVAADSDVLVVMPDGGRSGWYTDWYNNGRGGTPKWETFHTSELLQLVERNFRGGTQRAVAGLSAGGTGAFGYAAKHPGMFRAAASYSGLLSTQFLGVPQFVYTTVLREGLDPYGPWGRESVTPQVWAAHNPRELAPKLRGTALYLSYGNGFPGALDTGWAFDPWETIVGTTAPDFVNRVQALGIPITVNAYGGGTHSWKYWQRELRASWPMLMAALG, from the coding sequence ATGCACCGAGTCCTCGTCCTCGCGCTGTCCGCCGCCTTCCTCGTCGCCCTCCCCGCTCACGCCGCGAGCACCACCGCCGACGACGGCGCGCGCATCGTCGACCAGACCTGGCTGGACGACCGCACCACCGACATCACCATCGACTCGCCCGCGATCGGCACGCACGTCAAGGCCCGCATCCTGGTGCCGCGCGGCTGGTCGTCCACCGCCGCTCGCAGTTGGCCGGTCGTCTACCTGCTCCAGGGCGTCGGTGACGACTACACCTCCTGGTCCCGTGAGACCGACGTCGAACAGGTCGCCGCCGACAGCGACGTGCTGGTCGTGATGCCCGACGGCGGCCGGTCCGGCTGGTACACCGACTGGTACAACAACGGTCGCGGCGGCACGCCCAAGTGGGAGACCTTCCACACCAGCGAGCTGCTCCAGCTCGTGGAGCGCAACTTCCGCGGCGGCACCCAGCGCGCCGTCGCCGGCCTGAGCGCGGGCGGCACGGGCGCGTTCGGCTACGCCGCCAAGCACCCCGGCATGTTCCGGGCCGCCGCCTCCTACAGCGGGCTGCTGTCCACCCAGTTCCTCGGCGTGCCGCAGTTCGTCTACACGACCGTCCTGCGCGAAGGCCTCGACCCGTACGGGCCGTGGGGCCGCGAGTCGGTCACCCCGCAGGTCTGGGCCGCCCACAACCCCCGCGAACTCGCCCCGAAACTGCGCGGCACCGCCCTGTACCTCAGCTACGGCAACGGTTTCCCGGGCGCGCTGGACACCGGCTGGGCGTTCGACCCGTGGGAGACGATCGTCGGCACCACCGCGCCGGACTTCGTCAACCGCGTCCAGGCGCTGGGCATCCCGATCACCGTCAACGCCTACGGCGGCGGCACGCACTCGTGGAAGTACTGGCAGCGCGAACTGCGGGCGTCCTGGCCCATGCTCATGGCCGCGCTCGGATGA
- a CDS encoding MFS transporter: protein MTRPLPVVLVACFAGFVTALDNSILMVALPTIGRDLGLTTTGLQWVVVAYMLVFASLMVAAGAVGDRYGVRRVLLVGLLGFGIASLGCGTAGSGVSLALWRAAQGAAAAAVVPTGLAVLRTHLDAAHRRVGIVAWTGALAVALAVGPALGGLLSEAAHWRWIFLGNVPGCVAAAVIARACLSPERPRPTPLPVRSTLALTAAVFVVTATVLGAGPLPAMVALSGAVCLLVVHVERTAAHPLFPRALAVRAFLGGTAAQALWGLAVSGVLFVLPLHLQPDLTPLDTGLLFVPAALAVIAGAPAAPLLVARVGPWRTAAVGLAAVGAGMVVMVFADLPLLVACLVVVGFGSALTTPLTTAALEAVEERLAGVASASITASRELAGALGVTLIGLAYTGGLVPALLVAAGVVAVALASTLVVDAPRTRVRP, encoded by the coding sequence ATGACCCGGCCGCTGCCGGTCGTGCTCGTCGCCTGCTTCGCGGGCTTCGTCACGGCGCTGGACAACAGCATCCTGATGGTGGCGCTGCCGACCATCGGCCGTGACCTGGGCCTGACCACCACCGGCCTGCAATGGGTCGTGGTGGCCTACATGCTGGTCTTCGCGAGCCTGATGGTCGCGGCGGGCGCGGTGGGCGACCGGTACGGGGTGCGGCGGGTCCTGCTGGTGGGCCTGCTGGGGTTCGGGATCGCCTCCCTGGGGTGCGGCACGGCCGGGTCCGGCGTGTCGCTGGCGTTGTGGCGGGCGGCGCAGGGCGCGGCGGCGGCTGCGGTCGTGCCCACCGGTCTGGCCGTGCTGCGCACGCACTTGGACGCCGCTCACCGCCGGGTCGGGATCGTGGCGTGGACGGGGGCGTTGGCCGTGGCCCTGGCCGTCGGACCCGCGTTGGGCGGCCTGCTCAGCGAAGCCGCGCACTGGCGGTGGATCTTCCTGGGCAACGTGCCCGGCTGCGTCGCCGCCGCGGTGATCGCGCGGGCATGCCTCTCCCCGGAGAGGCCGCGGCCGACTCCGCTGCCCGTGCGGTCCACGCTCGCGTTGACCGCCGCCGTGTTCGTCGTGACCGCGACCGTCCTGGGTGCGGGACCGCTGCCGGCGATGGTCGCGTTGTCCGGCGCGGTCTGCCTGCTGGTGGTCCACGTCGAACGCACCGCGGCTCACCCGCTGTTCCCGCGCGCGTTGGCAGTCAGGGCTTTTCTCGGTGGCACGGCCGCGCAGGCGTTGTGGGGGCTGGCGGTCAGCGGTGTGCTGTTCGTGCTGCCCCTGCACCTCCAGCCCGACCTCACCCCGCTCGACACGGGTCTGCTCTTCGTTCCCGCCGCCCTGGCCGTGATCGCCGGCGCTCCGGCCGCGCCGCTCCTGGTCGCGCGTGTCGGCCCGTGGCGGACGGCCGCTGTCGGGCTGGCCGCGGTGGGCGCGGGGATGGTGGTGATGGTGTTCGCCGACCTGCCGTTGCTGGTGGCGTGCCTGGTGGTCGTCGGGTTCGGGTCCGCGTTGACCACGCCGCTCACCACGGCCGCGTTGGAGGCGGTCGAGGAGCGGCTTGCGGGCGTGGCGTCGGCGTCGATCACGGCGAGCCGGGAATTGGCGGGCGCGTTGGGTGTCACCCTGATCGGACTGGCCTACACCGGCGGGCTGGTGCCCGCGTTGCTGGTGGCGGCGGGCGTGGTGGCCGTGGCACTCGCGTCGACGCTGGTCGTGGACGCTCCGCGGACCCGTGTGCGGCCATGA
- a CDS encoding QsdR family transcriptional regulator produces the protein MTVLPPRPTSADALREAKRTFLKRQRVDMGLLAERLDISRVTLYRWVGSRERLLVEVTWSLAEFNLTELDAPPRDHGAERVVRLAVGFLEVVIGNPGMAYWLAHEGELAMRLLTRHDRAFQPRLIRWFRRVLEEETAAGLLALPADLDEVAYIIVRIIESYAYLNLITGREPEAAHAEAVLRLLLR, from the coding sequence ATGACCGTCCTGCCCCCGAGACCTACCTCGGCCGACGCCCTGCGCGAGGCCAAACGGACGTTCCTCAAGCGGCAGCGCGTCGACATGGGGCTGCTGGCCGAACGGCTCGACATCAGCCGGGTCACCCTCTACCGGTGGGTCGGCTCGCGCGAACGGCTGCTGGTCGAGGTGACGTGGTCGCTGGCGGAGTTCAACCTGACCGAGCTGGACGCCCCGCCGCGCGACCACGGCGCCGAGCGGGTGGTGCGGCTGGCGGTCGGCTTCCTGGAGGTCGTGATCGGCAACCCCGGCATGGCGTACTGGCTCGCGCACGAGGGGGAGCTGGCGATGCGCCTGCTGACCCGGCACGACCGGGCGTTCCAGCCGCGCCTGATCCGCTGGTTCCGGCGGGTGCTGGAGGAGGAGACGGCGGCCGGGCTGCTGGCGCTGCCGGCGGACCTGGACGAGGTCGCGTACATCATCGTCCGGATCATCGAGTCCTACGCCTACCTCAACCTGATCACCGGCCGCGAACCCGAGGCGGCCCACGCGGAGGCGGTCCTGCGCCTGCTCCTGCGCTGA
- a CDS encoding alpha/beta hydrolase family protein — protein MRKIAAGLTAAALVGVAVPATAAGNPYERGPAPTKQSVEAPQGPFATATAAVSAAQAGGKFGGGTIYYPTSTAEGTFGAVAISPGFLGTQGTIAWFGPRLASQGFVVITIDTNAVFDLPDARGDELLAALDYLTTSSAVKDRIDPARLAVMGHSMGGGGTLEAAKDRPTLQAAIPLAGWDLNTNFSGNQVPTLVVGAQSDFIAPVGQHSEPFYTSLPATLDKAYLEIRNADHFVVNFPNTTIAKYSIAWLKRFVDDDTRYDQFLCPAPIPDATISEYRDTCPH, from the coding sequence ATGAGAAAAATCGCGGCCGGGTTGACCGCCGCGGCCCTGGTCGGCGTGGCGGTACCCGCGACCGCCGCCGGAAACCCCTACGAACGCGGTCCCGCGCCCACCAAGCAGAGCGTGGAAGCACCGCAGGGCCCGTTCGCCACCGCGACCGCCGCGGTGTCCGCCGCGCAGGCCGGTGGGAAGTTCGGCGGCGGCACGATCTACTACCCGACCAGCACCGCCGAGGGCACGTTCGGCGCGGTCGCGATCTCGCCCGGGTTCCTCGGCACGCAAGGCACCATCGCGTGGTTCGGGCCGAGGCTGGCCTCGCAGGGTTTCGTGGTGATCACCATCGACACCAACGCCGTGTTCGACCTGCCCGACGCCCGCGGCGACGAACTGCTGGCCGCCCTGGACTACCTGACCACGTCCAGCGCGGTGAAGGACCGGATCGACCCCGCGCGCCTGGCGGTCATGGGCCACTCGATGGGCGGCGGCGGCACCCTGGAAGCCGCCAAGGACCGGCCGACGTTGCAAGCCGCGATCCCGCTGGCGGGCTGGGACCTGAACACGAACTTCTCCGGCAACCAGGTGCCCACGCTGGTCGTGGGCGCGCAGAGCGACTTCATCGCCCCGGTCGGCCAGCACTCCGAGCCGTTCTACACCAGCCTGCCCGCGACCCTGGACAAGGCCTACCTGGAGATCCGCAACGCCGACCACTTCGTGGTGAACTTCCCGAACACGACGATCGCGAAGTACTCGATCGCGTGGCTGAAGCGCTTCGTGGACGACGACACCCGCTACGACCAGTTCCTGTGCCCGGCCCCGATCCCGGACGCGACGATCTCGGAGTACCGCGACACCTGCCCCCACTGA